A window of Mustela erminea isolate mMusErm1 chromosome 19, mMusErm1.Pri, whole genome shotgun sequence genomic DNA:
AAACTGTATGGAGAGAAGATCACCTGAGGTCAGCTTCCCAGAAATAAGGGGCTAAAACTTACCCTGAACATTTTTTCACTCACCGCCCACCCTCTCCAACCATGAGCCTGCAAGAACAAGTTTAACATAGACCACCAGGACCTCGCGATCCAAAAGAGGCATTAATGGACTCTTCACCCTCTAAAAAATTGGCCCggtttttgatcattttttatagAGGTTATAACATCATCTAATATGGGATCAAAGACGGGTTTAAAATGTACCAAACACAGCAGCATATGGCATTTACATTGCCACTTAAAAGGCGTGCAGGCCACTCTCTCCTGGATCTCCCAGCAAGCATCCCCGACATTCCTCCCACGTGGTAGGAGACAGAAGTAGTGATGTGGCACAGCCGTGCAGTGCGCAGGCGCCTCTAGCTGAGCTCGCGCATGCGCACTGCTGCGGCGGAGGGGCCGCGGTGTTTCCAGCGACGTAGGTGTGTGGCGGTCACCATGTCGTGGTTTTAGCTGTGTCTGGAGCATCCCGGAACCCGCCACGTCGCTGAGTTCATGGCTAGAACCACCCCTGCATGGGACTGCGATCCTTCTTAATGGTTTCTTTTGGCGGCCCGGGACTCTGTCAGGTCTCCGCCGCCTTTGGGTCAGTCAAGGCCTCCAAGTTCTGCGTCTATGGAATGGAGTCCGAGAGTCGTGCCTTGCGCAGCGCACCTGGGCAGGTTACACAGGTGCATCTTCCATGGCGCGGGAGCCAGCGTGCACTCCTTTAACCTAAGTCACACACGTGACAGACCCCATAACCCGCGTCTGCCCCGTCGAGGCCCCCGTGTCCCCAGGAAGTGGCCCGCTCTCGGGAAGAGCCGTGAGCCCTCCGTGGCTGGCAGGGGGCCCACCTGCTGCGGCTGCATGGACATGTGCGTGGCACCCGCCAGCCTGGCTGCTGCTGGGTTAGGGTTGCTGACTTCTCGAGGTCGATAAGGAACGTAGATACGCAAACAGAACTGAGATGCTCGCCTTCCCCGAAGGAAGGTCAGGTGAGAGAGATGTGTCTGTGCAGAAGCCAAAATGCACCCCCAGGGGAAAGAAGCAGCTTTAAATATTTGCAGAGCCCTAAGGGTGTCAGTGCTGGATCACCCTGGTGGTCGGGGTGGAGGAGGAACTTCAGCGCccccatgtcggactccctgTGCCGTACTGTCGTCTCTCCCAAAGCTCCCTCAGCGTTGGATTCAGAAACTAAGTCAGCAGACGGGGAGAAGATTCATAAAAGTGCGCGGTGGAGAGTAAAAGTAACGTAAAGTAAAAATACGCGCCCGTATTCTTTCCTCGGGTTCAGGCTTCGACTCTTCCTGCGAGCCAGAGCtaggaaggagaaaaagtaacTTTCAATCCAGGTGGTTGGTTTTAGGGACGCTCGGGTCGCttggttaaccgtctgcctttggctcaggtcatgatcccggggtcctgggatggaaccccaggtcgggctctctgcacagccgggagcccgcttctcctgctgcccctcctgctcttgttcttttgctctctcaaataaataaacagaatctataaaaaaaaaaaaaaaaaaggtggtggttttcacttttatgtatttctggacagtttacttttttttttttttttaagattttatttatttgcgagagagaacaagcagggtgaggggacattttacttttttttggagagagagcctGCGGTGGGGCAGAGTggggttgaggggcagagggagagagagaatcctaagcaggctccatgccctaAGCAGGCTCAaaaacctgagatcatggtcctgagctggaagcaggagttggatgcttaccaattgagccacccaggtacctctggaCATTTTAGATTGGTCAGaggatatttattaaataaaagggaCCAGGAAATATGGGATTTGATCTTTTTAtccaggggcaggggaagaactagcaatacagaaaaatatgtaaaaggaaaGAGGTGTGAAGACGAAAGCTgctttgtaattatatatatatattttttaagattttatttatttagttgacagagatcacaagtaggcagagaggagggcagagagggggaggaagcaggctccctgctgagccgagagcccgatgtaaTTATATTCTCTAAGTCATGATTGATTCATtccataggtaacctgatacctatacaggaaacagaagtatcaggaccccccaccccataccctctGATCACTAAATACTCTACCATATAtagatgtgagcccatgccctgccttggccgATTAAAAGACCCCCACCgactccctcccagtgcgacttccccTGACTGCAGCTTTCCAGAGCCAGGGGAACCTCGcctgagggtgcccacctcctcccggggtgactttcctggctccccctctcctgagccctgaaactatGCCAGAGAGTGACTTTAATAAATCTTGATTTGTGCCTATCTTGCCTAGTGTCGTGATTATCTCGCCTTTAAAACCTTACACAAACAAGGGTGTGCCACCACTTCTTCGAGATAGTGATTTCATCTCATTTGGGTATATAGTGTCAATGTTAGCAATAGAAATGTTCTTTTACCAGCACCTCCTtgccctcaattttttttttttttttttttaaggaatagcagagaattggAATTTGACACACACAAGCCCTGGCAAAACCACAAGCAAGTCCAGAAAACAAAGGATACCTCCCATGTGGGGAAGGAAGCAGCATTCCTCATCCCTCCAGGCAACAACAGCTCCCTCAGTGAGAAGCCACCACACTTGCAATTCCAACTTGCCTGTGTTTCAGTCGTAACTTGTCTGGCATTGGCAGTTCTCCTGTATTCCTCTAAGAAACCCCCTTTTCCAGAGAAACGCAGGGAGGTGGGGACTGTTATAGAGGAAAAGCCCATTGGCGTACACTGGGAGTTCTGCGTGTAATGGCGGCCTCTTGCCAAGGACAGAATCTTCCTCTTGCTGAGGTAGTCACATAGGCTTCTTCTGGTTGGTTCTGCAAAGGGTTGTATGTGTTATACCGTGAAAGCTTCCCCTTCTGGGCTTCTGACTCCCATTTTAAGTGAGGTTTGCTTTATGCAGTTTCAGAGGAGATTaagacaataagaaaaagagaagtttcgattttataaattcattaacATGAAGCCATCAGGTAGATATTCTAGAAGCTGCTTTCTCAATTACACACGTCTTTGGTTGATGTACattctttgtttacttgtttgtttacattttaaaagacccatgcacaggggcgcttgggtggcttggtggctcggtggcttaaagcctctgccttgggctcaggtcatgatcccagggtcctgggatcgagccccgagtcaggctctctgctcagcagggaatctgcttctcttcctttctctctgcctgccctcctgcctacttgtgatctctgtctgtaaaaaaaaaaaaaaaaaaaaaaaaaaaaaaaaaggaaaaaaaaaaaagacccatgcACAGTTTTCAAGAAAAGGGTTTTCATCTCATTCTGCTCCCCCCCAATACTCAAATCCTGAGAATCTTCCTTAcaatgcctcagtggctcagggaAATGGGTATtacccctgttttacagatgagggactGAGGCACAAGGAGATGAAGGTCATGGGAGTGTCTCTGAGTGTCCTAAGACGCGCAAcacagggcccagcacagggTCAACTTCTCGGTTTTCCTGCCTAACCCCACAGAAactgggtggggttgggggggggaagcTAGTGATGTAGTTTGGGGTCTTTCCTGGCATGTGGAAAATATCACATTTTCATAACGAGCTTGTCTAGAAAGGCTTCCTTCGGccacagagaaagataaattaggAAATTATGAGACACAGGCGGGGAGGAGTGGGAAGTTTCCAGAAATGGCCAGAGATAAAACAATAGGACATGGTGGggaggtgtctggctggctcagtcattagagtgtgcagctcttgatctgagaatcatgagtttgagccctgcgttgtatgtagagattgcttaaataaagttaaaaataagttaaagaacAACAACATGACAGGGGATCCTCTTGTGACCCCGTGTccctcatccttccttccttccctcagccATGAGCAGTTAGAGGCCCTTACCTGGGGCAGTTTCTGGAGATTGGGGACGAGAAGCACCGGGACTTGACGCCCAGGACCTTCAACTTCACAACAAACTTCTGGGCGCCAAAGGACTCAGGACAGCAGAGTTCAAAGCAGGGCCAGAAGGTGCAGTTGGGGCCGCAAAGGCGAGTCCGATTCAGAGGCAGGATGGTGTCATCATCACAGCATTGCTCCAAGGGGTTATAGAGGTGGTCCCCACACCTGGGGGCAGGCTGGCACAGCCACAGCCCCGAGGCCATGGGGGCATCTGGTGGAGACACTGATGCTGTGGGTTCAAGAAGGACCAGATACCCACTTCCCAAGggcaccctcctccctccccattcttCCCCACCCTTGTCCTTACCTGTGACTACTTTTGCCCACTGGAGGAAGAAGATTGTTATGCAGACAGAAACTATGGGAGAAAGAAGGGGGGCTCTTTTAGGGTTCCCCGAGTTAGTTCCAGCATGTGGGGCTTCCTGTACACACAATGCCAAACAATTCT
This region includes:
- the LOC116579971 gene encoding insulin growth factor-like family member 3; the encoded protein is MAQSETGDRSLPTGYNQVPDLTSLLHCPSTSSEVMTPRSSVSVSVCITIFFLQWAKVVTDAPMASGLWLCQPAPRCGDHLYNPLEQCCDDDTILPLNRTRLCGPNCTFWPCFELCCPESFGAQKFVVKLKVLGVKSRCFSSPISRNCPRTNQKKPM